From a region of the uncultured Desulfatiglans sp. genome:
- a CDS encoding hypothetical protein (Evidence 5 : Unknown function): protein MYKPQPASQRQDFAPEECEEKISFSDWKPGRTEKLFIGKHHQTEPGVTSISENPLLHS, encoded by the coding sequence ATGTACAAACCACAACCCGCCTCGCAGAGGCAGGACTTCGCACCCGAGGAGTGTGAAGAAAAAATCTCTTTTTCGGATTGGAAACCGGGTAGAACCGAAAAATTATTTATAGGTAAACACCACCAGACGGAACCCGGCGTGACCAGCATTTCAGAAAACCCGCTCTTACATTCCTAG
- a CDS encoding conserved hypothetical protein (Evidence 4 : Unknown function but conserved in other organisms), which produces MTNCKRCGSSIEPGEERILNQEVMCEDCYMDALSPARACDPWAVHSAKSLERNMGQAPELTERQSRILSILQETGGVEPQVLCEALDLKPSDLEKEIAALRHMEKVRGELREGRKFIRLW; this is translated from the coding sequence ATGACGAATTGCAAACGGTGCGGCAGCTCGATTGAGCCGGGCGAAGAACGTATTCTGAATCAAGAGGTGATGTGCGAAGACTGCTACATGGATGCCCTGTCTCCGGCTCGTGCCTGTGACCCCTGGGCGGTCCACAGTGCAAAGTCCCTGGAGCGGAACATGGGACAGGCCCCTGAACTGACGGAAAGGCAGTCCCGAATCCTTTCGATTTTGCAAGAGACTGGCGGGGTTGAGCCGCAGGTGCTATGCGAGGCGTTGGACCTCAAGCCTTCAGATCTCGAAAAGGAGATCGCCGCCCTGAGACACATGGAGAAGGTGCGGGGCGAGCTACGGGAGGGGAGAAAATTCATCCGCTTGTGGTAG
- a CDS encoding hypothetical protein (Evidence 5 : Unknown function) yields MCGDLQVASTQSPDFLSISQVGTCCEAVGMSTRRV; encoded by the coding sequence TTGTGCGGCGACCTGCAGGTCGCCTCCACGCAATCGCCTGATTTTCTAAGTATTAGCCAAGTCGGCACCTGCTGCGAAGCGGTGGGAATGAGCACCCGAAGGGTGTGA
- a CDS encoding hypothetical protein (Evidence 5 : Unknown function), protein MRGVGPQAFRSRKGDRRPETHGEGAGRATGGEKIHPLVVALKKIGLLLVIVPVPPRKMVAWESRRSV, encoded by the coding sequence ATGCGAGGCGTTGGACCTCAAGCCTTCAGATCTCGAAAAGGAGATCGCCGCCCTGAGACACATGGAGAAGGTGCGGGGCGAGCTACGGGAGGGGAGAAAATTCATCCGCTTGTGGTAGCATTGAAGAAAATCGGTTTGCTGCTCGTGATCGTGCCGGTCCCGCCGAGAAAAATGGTCGCCTGGGAGAGTCGGCGTTCAGTTTGA
- a CDS encoding 6-carboxy-5,6,7,8-tetrahydropterin synthase, with the protein MYELKIVTHFAAAHQLREYEGGCERLHGHNWTVEVFVAGDTLGENGLLVDFKLVKEATQRVLDALDHRFLNDLEPFRALNPSSENIARYIFERLAAELDDGRVHVSRVTAWESENACATYSKS; encoded by the coding sequence ATGTATGAATTGAAGATCGTTACACATTTTGCGGCGGCCCATCAGTTGCGAGAATACGAGGGTGGCTGCGAAAGGCTCCACGGGCACAACTGGACGGTCGAGGTTTTTGTCGCAGGGGATACCCTTGGTGAAAATGGTTTGCTGGTCGACTTCAAGCTTGTTAAGGAGGCCACCCAGCGGGTGCTGGATGCGTTGGACCATCGCTTTTTGAATGACCTTGAACCCTTCCGGGCTTTGAATCCCTCTTCGGAAAACATCGCCCGTTACATCTTCGAGCGTCTTGCTGCGGAGCTTGACGACGGGCGGGTCCACGTCAGCAGGGTGACCGCCTGGGAGTCTGAAAACGCCTGCGCCACCTATTCCAAGTCTTGA
- a CDS encoding membrane hypothetical protein (Evidence 5 : Unknown function), with product MKLRDTIFHAVYILFSAGFLFAIYFNTLSCPFLFDDLINIVNNQNLQIDRFGLKEICNIFSKENPCQNRPIAYVSLAWNFSLGKLDPWGYHIFNIVVHVLNCLLLYLFLLQTIHSSWMQDTYGKQGRWLACFAALAWAAHPIQTNAVTYIVQRMTSLAALFGLLGLVLWMKGRSWWIEEHRKSAGIFFVFAISSWVAGLSCKENVVILPLMIVVHENVLLRDSGCAVRWRWVWAAILSAGAMCFLYLGKEPFGYLAAAYGQRDFTLTERLMTESRVLWHYISLFFRPEASRFCLLYEYEISQGLFKPITTIASLLGWLTVSWLALLYRRKKIIVIWCVLWFFVAHSVESSIIPLEVVFEHRMYVPSMALTFASATLLYDLCIRFHIRSHICGLMGGLILGLLGSSAYIRNMDYTDAVHFYASELSKSPGSRRIRLNLAISLIRCGAVNAGGSMFQRLEKDYPEDIHVLQSLHHYVVYELGDEDRAEEIFLQIERVLRSKGCVLKKEVFALWNLAVYYQERGQYGRALFLLDRMPSELDCEGVRSLRERCLVVGSRVEESAGGNRMDAP from the coding sequence GTGAAGCTCAGAGATACTATATTCCATGCTGTATATATCCTTTTTTCTGCAGGTTTTTTATTTGCCATATATTTTAATACGCTTTCATGTCCATTTCTTTTTGATGACTTAATCAACATTGTCAATAACCAAAATTTGCAAATAGATAGATTTGGATTAAAAGAAATATGTAATATATTTTCGAAAGAAAATCCATGTCAGAACAGGCCTATAGCATATGTATCCTTAGCGTGGAACTTCTCGTTAGGAAAACTGGATCCATGGGGTTATCACATCTTCAACATAGTGGTCCATGTTTTAAATTGTCTTTTGCTCTATCTTTTCCTTCTGCAAACCATCCATTCAAGCTGGATGCAGGATACCTATGGAAAACAAGGTCGCTGGTTGGCCTGTTTCGCCGCGCTGGCATGGGCGGCTCATCCGATTCAGACCAACGCAGTTACTTACATTGTTCAGCGAATGACCAGCTTGGCCGCCCTTTTTGGGCTTTTGGGCCTCGTTCTGTGGATGAAGGGACGTTCATGGTGGATCGAAGAGCACCGGAAAAGTGCTGGCATTTTTTTCGTGTTTGCCATTTCGAGCTGGGTAGCGGGCCTTTCATGTAAAGAAAATGTGGTGATTCTGCCCCTCATGATTGTCGTGCACGAGAACGTTCTGCTCAGAGATTCTGGCTGCGCTGTCCGATGGCGATGGGTGTGGGCTGCCATCCTTTCAGCAGGCGCCATGTGCTTCCTGTACCTAGGGAAAGAACCATTTGGCTATTTGGCTGCGGCTTATGGGCAGCGTGATTTTACCCTTACTGAAAGGCTCATGACGGAATCACGGGTCTTGTGGCATTATATCTCCCTTTTCTTCCGGCCAGAGGCATCGCGATTTTGTCTGTTGTATGAATATGAAATTTCACAAGGATTATTCAAACCCATTACGACGATTGCAAGCCTTCTAGGATGGCTTACTGTCTCCTGGCTTGCTCTTTTGTATAGAAGAAAGAAAATTATTGTGATTTGGTGTGTGCTATGGTTTTTTGTGGCACATTCTGTTGAATCATCGATCATTCCGCTCGAGGTCGTCTTTGAACACCGCATGTATGTCCCGAGCATGGCCCTAACATTCGCCTCAGCCACCCTTTTATATGACCTTTGCATCCGGTTTCATATTCGGAGCCATATCTGTGGGCTGATGGGTGGCCTTATTTTAGGTTTATTGGGAAGCTCGGCCTATATTCGCAATATGGATTATACCGATGCAGTCCATTTTTATGCATCGGAACTATCAAAATCTCCTGGTTCAAGACGCATAAGACTAAACCTTGCGATTTCATTGATCCGATGCGGTGCTGTGAATGCCGGCGGGTCCATGTTCCAGCGGCTTGAAAAAGATTATCCTGAGGATATCCATGTCCTTCAGAGCCTGCACCATTATGTGGTCTATGAATTGGGGGATGAAGATAGAGCGGAAGAAATTTTCCTGCAGATTGAGCGGGTCCTGCGCTCTAAGGGATGTGTCTTGAAGAAAGAGGTTTTCGCACTGTGGAACTTGGCGGTCTACTACCAGGAGAGGGGTCAATACGGACGAGCCCTTTTCCTTCTCGATCGGATGCCATCCGAGCTTGATTGTGAAGGTGTGAGGTCACTTCGTGAGCGATGCCTTGTCGTTGGCAGTCGAGTGGAAGAATCTGCGGGTGGCAATCGAATGGATGCTCCGTAA
- a CDS encoding conserved hypothetical protein (Evidence 4 : Unknown function but conserved in other organisms) produces MKRTKNHVLILYVSSIFLMVLVWGIQWKLIRLGLAETGVTLSDCPWCEEGGDFEDVVFLPRNASTLRLLAPADVDFLADLLWLRCVYYFGRHALTNREYPYLHHILDLITDLAPAWRWPFFFGAVVFATEIQAYDPGISLIEKGLQFHRADWQLWFYKGYYLWKYAEDALGAADALGEAADLPGAPSFLKGLAASLANRAGHRELAVSLIENALKQTIDPAQQERLVQKREEILSNEGTRR; encoded by the coding sequence ATGAAGCGTACAAAAAACCATGTCCTCATCCTCTATGTTTCCTCTATCTTTCTGATGGTTCTCGTCTGGGGGATTCAATGGAAGCTTATCCGGCTTGGCCTTGCAGAAACCGGGGTGACCCTTTCCGATTGTCCTTGGTGCGAGGAAGGCGGGGATTTCGAGGACGTGGTTTTCCTGCCCCGCAATGCATCAACCCTGCGCCTGCTTGCACCAGCCGATGTTGACTTCTTGGCAGACTTGCTATGGCTGCGCTGTGTCTACTATTTCGGCAGGCATGCTTTGACGAATAGAGAGTATCCATACCTTCATCATATATTGGATTTGATTACAGATCTGGCGCCGGCGTGGCGGTGGCCGTTTTTTTTCGGAGCAGTCGTCTTTGCAACAGAGATCCAGGCCTATGATCCTGGAATATCTCTGATCGAAAAAGGGCTGCAGTTCCATCGCGCCGACTGGCAGCTCTGGTTTTACAAAGGATATTACCTGTGGAAGTATGCAGAAGATGCGCTCGGAGCAGCCGATGCCTTGGGAGAGGCTGCTGATCTGCCGGGGGCACCCTCCTTCTTGAAAGGATTAGCGGCCAGCCTGGCGAACAGGGCCGGACATCGGGAGTTGGCTGTCTCACTCATCGAAAATGCCTTGAAGCAAACGATCGATCCTGCCCAGCAGGAGAGGCTGGTGCAAAAACGGGAGGAGATTCTTTCCAATGAGGGAACCCGCCGTTGA
- a CDS encoding ATPase/histidine kinase/DNA gyrase B/HSP90 domain protein produces the protein MLDFKAANWYLQKKIFSDITSLGEFFMLTNPDDLIKALRQEPWAAEVSADESFWRFLIEWVEEHVLSEFLKRVTGLIDELVEIDPDLTPKEVFQKATQFMVEFLGAHSASIRIYDPITEQMLSYGSYPLGEEHHRSEFIPLEGSIAGEVVRTRQPCLVPDLANDDRYLDKHTIDRKGVRSMMGIPLEITRFFPDERDTIGVIQIYFVERNRVFHPLEIQMATLMARRLSFVMAKKKILFLQRTNEKKAFVTEHIFRALGARGGIKLKEIFNRVVPELADMVNLQSCALFSVTEDLTRIVLEAGYPESGGYHSIGKSFAVSSEPAFEILLNLRGYDGDSVYETLSPSYLLVVDPQRSTLISDNLKRFAQIYNINSILYIPLRVNGNVTHFMTFDALEQRQRYREDEIDLLIFMGRELMKAQKMERLDDALHDFKNPAIATAGFARRLKKMVEEDPVGCRDQILKYADILLEETSRLQELALSIYHVGQEQVVNLTEVLRRRFEINREAIREQLRQNITLKEGPFDPNLYVKCFSINLERVFDNILNNATKAIPLKGGTLAIRTHSKGDWVCAEVSNTGEMSDEDRVLMVEGGAQGRGLYITNRIVKLLGGKVEVVRGNGMTTFVVCLPANDGTH, from the coding sequence TTGCTTGACTTTAAAGCTGCCAACTGGTATCTACAGAAGAAGATCTTTTCTGACATAACCTCTTTGGGTGAATTTTTTATGCTGACAAATCCTGACGATTTGATCAAGGCATTGCGGCAGGAGCCTTGGGCCGCGGAGGTCTCTGCCGACGAGTCGTTTTGGCGGTTTCTGATAGAGTGGGTCGAGGAACATGTCCTTTCCGAATTCCTGAAACGGGTGACAGGCCTGATCGATGAGCTTGTAGAGATCGACCCTGATCTAACCCCAAAAGAGGTTTTCCAAAAGGCCACCCAGTTCATGGTGGAATTCCTCGGAGCCCATTCCGCTTCTATCCGCATCTATGACCCTATTACGGAGCAGATGCTTTCATACGGGTCTTACCCGCTTGGGGAGGAGCACCACCGCTCGGAATTCATTCCCCTTGAAGGGAGCATCGCAGGAGAAGTCGTCCGGACCCGTCAGCCATGCCTCGTTCCTGATCTGGCGAATGATGACCGGTATCTCGACAAGCATACGATCGACCGGAAAGGCGTTCGTTCCATGATGGGGATTCCGCTCGAGATCACCCGCTTTTTCCCGGACGAGCGCGATACCATCGGCGTCATTCAGATCTATTTCGTCGAGCGGAATCGGGTGTTTCATCCCCTGGAGATTCAGATGGCGACGCTGATGGCACGGCGTCTGAGTTTTGTCATGGCGAAGAAAAAGATCCTCTTTCTGCAGCGGACGAACGAGAAAAAGGCGTTTGTAACGGAGCACATCTTCCGTGCTCTGGGAGCGCGGGGCGGGATTAAGCTGAAAGAGATATTCAACCGCGTGGTCCCTGAACTTGCGGATATGGTCAACCTCCAGAGCTGTGCGCTTTTTTCTGTGACGGAGGACTTGACAAGGATTGTGCTCGAGGCGGGTTATCCGGAGAGCGGTGGTTATCACAGTATCGGGAAGAGCTTTGCCGTGAGCAGCGAGCCGGCCTTCGAGATCTTGTTGAATCTACGCGGTTACGATGGAGACTCGGTCTACGAGACCCTGAGCCCTTCCTACCTGCTGGTGGTCGACCCGCAGCGCAGCACACTGATATCGGACAACCTCAAGCGGTTCGCCCAGATTTACAATATCAATTCCATCCTCTACATCCCGCTCAGGGTGAACGGCAATGTCACCCACTTCATGACTTTCGATGCACTGGAGCAGCGTCAACGGTACCGTGAGGATGAAATCGATCTGCTCATCTTCATGGGGCGCGAGCTGATGAAGGCTCAGAAAATGGAGCGGCTGGACGATGCTCTCCATGATTTCAAGAACCCGGCGATTGCAACGGCAGGTTTTGCGCGCCGCCTGAAAAAGATGGTCGAGGAGGACCCGGTCGGCTGCCGCGATCAGATCCTCAAGTACGCTGACATCCTGCTTGAAGAGACCAGCCGTCTGCAGGAATTGGCGCTCAGCATCTACCATGTCGGGCAGGAACAGGTGGTCAACCTGACCGAAGTCCTCAGAAGGCGCTTCGAGATTAATCGGGAGGCGATCCGCGAGCAGCTGAGGCAGAATATCACCTTGAAAGAAGGCCCCTTCGATCCTAACTTGTATGTGAAGTGTTTTTCGATCAACCTCGAAAGGGTGTTCGACAATATTCTCAACAATGCGACCAAGGCCATTCCTTTGAAAGGTGGAACCCTTGCGATTCGCACCCACTCGAAAGGAGATTGGGTCTGTGCAGAAGTCAGCAATACGGGCGAGATGTCGGATGAGGATCGTGTTCTGATGGTCGAGGGTGGCGCTCAGGGTCGTGGCTTGTATATCACAAACAGGATAGTGAAGCTTTTGGGTGGAAAGGTGGAAGTGGTCAGAGGCAACGGTATGACCACATTTGTTGTTTGTCTACCTGCAAACGATGGAACCCATTGA
- a CDS encoding conserved hypothetical protein (Evidence 4 : Unknown function but conserved in other organisms) — protein MKCPFCEKDIPGRPCPKCGEENPEEASYCMQCGAAMDGRQEPSALADEQDDEFDFENRVLCPDGACTGIIVDGKCTECGKVWEPGADQGPADENQSPADEK, from the coding sequence ATGAAATGCCCTTTTTGCGAGAAAGATATACCCGGTCGTCCCTGCCCGAAATGCGGAGAGGAAAATCCGGAGGAGGCTTCGTACTGTATGCAGTGCGGTGCTGCGATGGACGGTCGTCAAGAGCCTTCGGCCTTGGCGGACGAGCAGGATGATGAATTCGATTTTGAAAATCGCGTCTTGTGCCCGGACGGGGCCTGTACAGGGATCATTGTCGACGGGAAATGCACCGAGTGCGGGAAGGTCTGGGAACCTGGCGCTGATCAGGGTCCTGCAGATGAAAATCAGAGCCCTGCAGACGAAAAATAG
- a CDS encoding Glycosyl transferase family 2, which yields MGRDVVPCSVSVIISALNESAVIGNLVARIRELYPDFEIIVVNDGSEDETAQVALEAGAFVYSHPYTIGNGAAVKSGIRIASGEVLVLMDGDGQHRPEDIPRLLQYVPEFDMVVGARCRCQQTNWWRAAGNRFFNCLASYVTRFEVQDLTSGFRAVKSGTAKDFLNLLPNTYSYPTTITLAALHSGRSVKYEPIDVLKRRTGKSGVHFVEDGIRFLLILMKVCTLFAPLRVFLPTSIAMFLAGLGCNLWTFLTVGRFNDMGALFLTTSILIFMLGLISEQISQMRFNGSAGP from the coding sequence ATGGGCCGCGATGTGGTCCCATGCAGTGTGTCGGTCATCATTTCCGCTCTGAACGAATCAGCGGTCATCGGTAATCTTGTCGCGCGCATCAGAGAGCTTTATCCGGATTTCGAGATCATTGTGGTGAATGATGGATCTGAAGATGAAACGGCCCAGGTTGCGCTCGAGGCGGGGGCCTTCGTATACAGCCATCCTTATACGATAGGCAACGGGGCAGCCGTGAAAAGCGGTATCCGGATCGCATCGGGGGAAGTCCTGGTTCTCATGGATGGTGATGGACAGCACCGACCTGAAGACATCCCCCGATTGCTCCAATATGTGCCTGAATTCGACATGGTTGTCGGCGCGCGCTGCAGATGCCAGCAGACGAATTGGTGGAGGGCTGCAGGCAATCGATTTTTCAACTGTCTGGCATCTTATGTCACCCGGTTCGAGGTCCAGGATCTCACCTCAGGCTTCAGGGCGGTCAAATCGGGAACAGCCAAAGATTTCCTGAATCTGCTGCCGAACACCTACTCTTATCCGACGACGATTACCCTCGCGGCTTTGCATAGTGGCAGGTCGGTGAAATATGAGCCCATAGATGTATTGAAAAGGCGGACTGGTAAAAGCGGCGTACACTTTGTGGAAGACGGAATTCGGTTCCTGCTGATCCTGATGAAGGTCTGCACTCTCTTCGCTCCGTTGCGTGTATTCCTGCCGACTTCCATCGCAATGTTTCTGGCCGGCCTAGGTTGTAATCTATGGACGTTTTTGACAGTCGGCCGATTCAATGATATGGGTGCTCTCTTTCTGACAACATCGATTCTCATATTTATGCTTGGTCTGATCTCTGAGCAGATCAGCCAAATGCGGTTTAATGGGTCCGCCGGTCCGTAG
- the kdsB gene encoding 3-deoxy-manno-octulosonate cytidylyltransferase codes for MDIYAFIPARYQSTRLPGKPLVLIAGKPMIQHVYERALRCTDLAGVYVATDDSRIADCVRSFEGRVVMTRTDHLSGTDRICEAATSLGVKDEDVIVNIQGDQPLFDPSVVADLVGPFKDDPVLSMSTLKFRINADEAGNPNHVKVVTDAAGFALYFSRAAIPFYREKDTPAVYYKHLGFYAYRMEFLRRFSRMPEGCLESAEKLEQLRVLENGVRMRVVETASDSPEVDVAMDVRRVEERLLAITRKGA; via the coding sequence ATGGATATTTACGCTTTTATTCCGGCAAGGTATCAATCCACCCGTCTGCCCGGCAAGCCTCTGGTTTTGATCGCCGGCAAGCCGATGATTCAGCATGTGTATGAGAGGGCGTTACGCTGCACGGATTTGGCGGGCGTGTACGTCGCGACGGACGACTCACGGATCGCGGATTGTGTGAGGTCCTTCGAGGGCCGGGTGGTTATGACACGGACGGACCACCTGTCCGGCACTGACCGGATTTGCGAGGCGGCAACCTCGCTCGGAGTGAAAGACGAGGATGTCATCGTCAATATCCAGGGTGATCAGCCGCTTTTCGATCCTTCTGTGGTGGCGGATCTGGTCGGACCATTCAAAGATGACCCCGTTCTTTCCATGTCTACTCTCAAATTCCGGATCAACGCGGATGAGGCCGGCAACCCGAACCATGTCAAGGTTGTGACGGACGCGGCGGGCTTCGCCCTATATTTTTCCAGGGCCGCTATCCCCTTTTACCGTGAGAAGGACACCCCGGCGGTGTATTACAAACACCTCGGCTTTTATGCATATCGCATGGAGTTTTTGCGGCGATTCAGCCGCATGCCGGAGGGATGCCTCGAATCCGCGGAAAAGCTCGAGCAGCTTCGTGTCCTCGAAAATGGCGTCCGGATGCGGGTTGTCGAAACCGCTTCCGATTCCCCCGAAGTGGACGTCGCTATGGATGTGCGCAGGGTGGAGGAACGCCTGCTCGCTATCACCCGGAAAGGCGCCTGA
- a CDS encoding ABC transporter related protein, translated as MREPAVEWLHSTYCIRLGFWRRKKVILHDLCLRVAQGMTLGLIGPNGAGKTTVIMLGAGLLKPDLGRVQVAGRDAVDVASKRGIGCLTERPYFYPRLTLLEWMHMLVGLSGIGRTEGRRAVEKQLDLLGLRDQGPLQMGTLSKGQLQRAGLAQALVHRPSLLFLDEPMSGLDPCWRSRLLEIMLELKRAGRTIVFSSHILSDVETICDEVVLMDQGKLRWTGDMSAIEKTFRMFDIRMEATRQEFLSELRGKGVLVIHKCRNTYHLRVQGPLLDKILALAATRKIRLESLNPVYADFDELLTRFGRENAGNSGWRV; from the coding sequence ATGAGGGAACCCGCCGTTGAATGGCTGCATTCAACCTATTGCATCCGGTTGGGTTTTTGGCGCAGGAAAAAAGTGATTCTTCACGACCTGTGTCTGCGTGTGGCGCAGGGGATGACCTTGGGGCTGATCGGGCCGAATGGTGCAGGGAAGACCACCGTGATCATGCTTGGAGCTGGGTTGCTGAAGCCTGACTTGGGGAGAGTCCAGGTGGCAGGAAGAGACGCTGTCGATGTGGCCTCCAAACGGGGGATAGGGTGCCTGACGGAGAGACCCTATTTCTACCCGCGTCTAACCCTTCTGGAATGGATGCATATGCTCGTTGGGCTCAGTGGAATCGGCCGCACCGAAGGACGACGTGCCGTTGAAAAGCAGCTCGATCTTCTCGGGCTGCGGGATCAGGGACCGCTGCAGATGGGGACTCTTTCCAAGGGTCAACTGCAGCGGGCGGGGCTGGCTCAAGCACTGGTGCACAGGCCCTCGCTCCTTTTCCTGGACGAACCGATGAGTGGTTTGGATCCCTGTTGGCGCAGCCGCTTGCTGGAGATCATGCTGGAGCTTAAACGTGCCGGGCGTACGATCGTCTTCAGCTCTCATATTCTGTCCGATGTGGAAACGATATGCGATGAGGTCGTCTTGATGGATCAAGGAAAACTGAGGTGGACCGGGGATATGTCCGCGATCGAAAAAACCTTCAGGATGTTCGATATCCGAATGGAAGCGACAAGGCAGGAGTTTCTGTCCGAACTACGGGGGAAAGGTGTGCTTGTGATCCATAAATGCCGCAACACATACCACCTGCGCGTGCAAGGCCCTTTGTTGGACAAGATCCTCGCGCTGGCCGCAACCCGTAAAATCCGCCTCGAATCTTTGAATCCTGTCTATGCGGATTTTGATGAGTTGCTGACCCGGTTCGGCCGGGAGAACGCTGGGAATTCAGGATGGCGGGTTTGA
- a CDS encoding hypothetical protein (Evidence 5 : Unknown function) yields the protein MNRHLCSRFDYKRTGRCGGRLSVKIIFGYRLSMKKARVLFDKNGYAEADMLPDKEPLHEAAK from the coding sequence ATGAACCGGCACCTTTGCAGCCGTTTTGACTACAAGAGAACCGGACGTTGCGGTGGCCGGCTTTCTGTGAAAATCATCTTCGGATATAGGCTGTCTATGAAGAAGGCAAGGGTGCTCTTCGATAAAAACGGATATGCGGAAGCGGACATGCTGCCTGATAAAGAACCTTTGCACGAGGCGGCGAAGTGA
- a CDS encoding putative regulatory protein (CxxC_CxxC_SSSS) (Evidence 3 : Putative function from multiple computational evidences), giving the protein MPSYDYLCEKCGCIFTLMMTLVEHEKTKVRCPRCKSARVKQQIGSFQTITSKKS; this is encoded by the coding sequence ATGCCGTCATACGATTATCTCTGCGAGAAGTGCGGGTGCATATTCACTTTGATGATGACGCTGGTTGAGCACGAAAAGACCAAGGTGCGGTGCCCGAGGTGCAAGAGTGCACGTGTGAAGCAGCAGATAGGATCTTTTCAGACGATCACGTCCAAGAAGAGCTGA
- a CDS encoding Type IV pilus biogenesis protein PilI-like protein, with translation MAGLRAGWGLQIWALARHVWIEALRDRFTQALCLIGVILLASSMVLSRMAIGNHERVIQNMGFWVIWVSGFFGVLCLGSNLVRHEIQQRTIFLILSRPLGRNSFLLGKYCGMILVLATIFLILSTSFGSVMLLSGIRVNAQHAVAGLFIFSEWIILAAFSVLFAGFTSPPLHNFFLAGVAFLGHWCNDLLLFAQNTESHMIEIALRVLFLILPNLECINFRGAALYEDPIPGAMIAGGLFFTVAWIGALICASAAIFSSRKIF, from the coding sequence ATGGCGGGTTTGAGGGCTGGCTGGGGTCTTCAAATTTGGGCTTTGGCCAGGCATGTCTGGATCGAGGCGCTACGTGACCGGTTCACTCAAGCTTTGTGTCTGATCGGAGTGATTCTTCTGGCCTCTTCGATGGTTTTAAGTCGTATGGCGATTGGAAATCACGAAAGAGTGATACAGAATATGGGATTCTGGGTCATTTGGGTCTCGGGCTTTTTTGGTGTCTTGTGTCTGGGCTCGAACCTCGTTCGCCATGAGATACAGCAGCGGACCATTTTTCTGATATTGTCGAGACCTCTCGGCCGCAACTCGTTCCTGCTGGGAAAGTATTGTGGCATGATCCTGGTTTTGGCCACGATCTTTCTCATTCTGTCCACGAGCTTTGGAAGTGTGATGTTGCTTTCGGGAATCCGGGTGAACGCTCAGCACGCCGTGGCGGGGCTTTTCATCTTTTCCGAGTGGATCATTCTGGCAGCGTTCAGCGTCCTTTTCGCAGGTTTTACGAGTCCACCACTGCACAACTTTTTTCTAGCCGGGGTCGCTTTCCTGGGTCATTGGTGCAACGATCTGCTCCTATTCGCTCAAAACACCGAATCGCATATGATTGAGATCGCCCTTAGGGTGCTGTTTTTAATCCTGCCAAATCTTGAGTGCATCAATTTCAGAGGAGCGGCCTTATATGAAGACCCCATTCCGGGCGCCATGATCGCCGGGGGCCTCTTCTTCACCGTCGCCTGGATTGGGGCGCTGATTTGTGCATCCGCAGCGATCTTCTCATCCAGAAAGATTTTCTGA